In one window of Gouania willdenowi chromosome 8, fGouWil2.1, whole genome shotgun sequence DNA:
- the LOC114467937 gene encoding tetratricopeptide repeat protein 30A-like, whose product MAAIKDGEYTATIYKLIKESQYVEAIHILNGQLQKNTKSRAALSLLGFCYYHIQDFSSAAECYEQLTLLHPEVEEYKVYFTQALYKAGAYAEATRASFGLDNPNSHTKMVKLQACIKYCEEDYTAAKALLEQLPQDDPDYVYNTACLLYQDGKYQEACKEFQCAKQVLGYAPALSYNIALTHYSMKNYDQALKHIGEIIERGIREHPELSVGMTTEGIDVHSVGNTLVLHQSALIEAFNLKAAVEYQLKNLKAAQEALTDMPPRSEEELDPVTLHNQALLNMDSKPSEGFEKLAFLLQQPSFPPVTFRNLLLLYCKHEYYDLAADVLAENTHLTYKFLSSYMYEFLDALLTCQTAPEEAFMKFEEMNGKLTEQLRKLTKQLQEAQMSRDDEVKKKVLQEYDHMQEKYMVVLMAQAKIYWNREHYQMVEKIFHKSMEFCNEVDTWKLNVAHVLFMQDKYKEAIGFYEPIVKKHYDSILNVSAVVLANLCVSYVMINQNEEAEELMRKIEKEEEQISYDDPDKKVFHLCIVNLVIGTLYCAKGNYRFGIARVIKSLEPYNKKLGTDAWFYAKRCFLPLLENMCKHVTILPDAVVQDCIQFLEHCEEYGKDVPAVIEQPLEESRLHAGKNTVTYEARLLKALFYHVIGWNQ is encoded by the exons ATGGCGGCCATAAAAGATGGAGAGTACACGGCAACCATTTACAAACTG ATTAAAGAGAGTCAGTATGTGGAGGCTATTCACATCCTAAACGGACAACTGCAAAAGAACACGAAG TCGCGTGCGGCGCTGTCTCTGCTGGGCTTCTGTTACTACCACATCCAGGACTTCAGCAGCGCTGCAGAATGCTACGAGCAGCTCACCCTGCTGCACCCAGAGGTGGAGGAATACAAAGTCTACTTCACCCAGGCTCTGTACAAGGCCGGGGCCTACGCTGAGGCCACCAGGGCCTCCTTTGGCCTGGACAACCCCAACAGCCACACCAAG ATGGTCAAACTGCAGGCCTGCATCAAGTACTGTGAGGAGGACTACACTGCTGCCAAG GCTCTGCTGGAGCAGCTTCCTCAGGACGACCCCGACTACGTCTACAACACGGCCTGTCTGCTCTACCAGGACGGGAAGTACCAGGAGGCCTGCAAGGAGTTCCAGTGTGCAAAACAAGTGCTGGGATACGCACCAG CGCTGTCCTACAACATCGCTCTGACCCACTACAGCATGAAGAACTACGACCAGGCTCTGAAACACATCGGAGAGATCATCGAGAGAGGAATCAGGGAGCACCCAG AGCTCAGCGTGGGGATGACGACAGAAGGCATCGACGTGCACAGCGTGGGGAACACGTTGGTGCTGCATCAGAGCGCTCTGATCGAGGCCTTCAACCTCAAAGCTGCCGTCGAGTACCAGCTGAAGAACC TGAAGGCAGCTCAGGAGGCTTTGACTGACATGCCGCCCAGATCAGAGGAG GAGCTGGATCCAGTGACCCTCCATAACCAGGCTCTGTTAAACATGGACTCAAAGCCTTCAGAGGGATTTGAAAAGTTGGCCTTTCTGCTGCAGCAGCCGTCGTTTCCTCCTGTTACCTTCAGGAACCTTCTGCTGCTCTACTGCAAACACGAG taCTATGACCTGGCGGCTGATGTCCTGGCTGAAAACACTCACCTCACCTATAAGTTCCTCTCCTCT taCATGTATGAGTTCCTGGATGCTCTGCTCACATGTCAGACTGCACCAGAGGAG GCTTTCATGAAGTTCGAGGAGATGAACGGCAAACTGACTGAACAGCTTCGTAAACTCACCAAGCAG CTTCAGGAGGCTCAGATGTCTCGAGACGACGAGGTGAAGAAAAAAGTTCTGCAGGAATACGACCACATGCAGGAGAA GTACATGGTGGTCCTCATGGCCCAGGCCAAGATCTACTGGAACAGGGAACACTACCAGATGGTGGAGAAGATCTTCCACAAGTCCATGGAGTTCTGCAACGAGGTGGACACGTGGAAGCTCAACGTGGCCCACGTGCTCTTCATGCAGGACAAATACAAGGAGGCCATCGGCTTCTACGAGCCCATCGTCAAGAAGCACTACGATAGC ATCCTCAACGTGAGTGCTGTCGTCCTGGCAAACCTGTGTGTGTCGTACGTCATGATCAACCAGAATGAGGAG GCCGAGGAGCTGATGAGGAAGATTGAAAAGGAAGAGGAGCAGATCTCTTACGACGACCCAGACAAGAAGGTGTTCCACCTGTGCATCGTCAACTTGGTGATTGG AACTCTGTACTGTGCCAAAGGAAACTACCGCTTTGGCATCGCTCGAGTCATCAAGAGCCTGGAGCCGTACAACAAGAAG CTGGGCACTGACGCCTGGTTCTACGCTAAGCGCTGCTTCCTTCCTCTGCTGGAGAACATGTGCAAACACGTCACCATCCTCCCAGACGCCGTCGTCCAGGACTGTATCCAGTTCCTGGAGCACTGCGAGg AGTACGGGAAGGACGTGCCGGCCGTCATCGAGCAGCCTTTGGAGGAGAGTCGTCTTCACGCCGGGAAGAACACAGTCACGTACGAGGCCCGCCTCCTCAAGGCCCTGTTCTACCACGTGATTGGTTGGAACCAGTGA
- the LOC114467945 gene encoding chitobiosyldiphosphodolichol beta-mannosyltransferase-like isoform X2: MQYHALSLSRHRYRVTVVGFLDSKPHPSLLNNERITIVPISEVRGVQGGPKLLTYVTKVVLQSLQLLLVLLKMEVQDHILMQNPPGLPAMAVVKFVCFLRRSSFILDWHNYGYTIMALSHGPMHTLVWLAERYERFFGPLADRNLCVTAAMADDLRRNWGVQATTLYDRPASIFRETPLELQHQLFLRLADSYPEFRPQRSSGLKVEHTAFTIRDNDGVKLIPERPALLMSSTSWTEDEDFSVLLSALHEYQGLVRGGASLPSLVCVITGKGPLKDHYRRIISSMSLDHVKICTPWMEAEDYPLLLGTFLIIIIVYRAWHRLVNISSFTLKTHQNSLPPISGLV; encoded by the exons ATGCAGTACCACGCGCTCTCTCTGAGCCGACACCGGTACCGCGTGACCGTGGTCGGGTTCTTAG ACTCCAAACCACACCCCTCCCTCCTGAACAACGAGCGAATCACCATCGTCCCCATCTCTGAGGTACGAGGCGTTCAAG GCGGACCCAAGCTGCTGACGTACGTGACGAAGGTGGTTCTTCAGTCGCTGCAGCTGCTTCTGGTTCTGCTGAAGATGGAGGTTCAGGATCACATCCTCATGCAG AATCCTCCGGGGCTTCCTGCTATGGCGGTGGTTAAATTTGTTTGCTTCCTGCGTCGCAGCAGCTTCATCCTCGACTGGCACAACTACGGCTACACCATTATGGCGCTGAGTCACGGGCCGATGCACACGCTGGTGTGGCTCGCTGAGCG GTACGAGCGCTTCTTCGGCCCGTTGGCCGACAGGAACTTGTGCGTGACCGCCGCCATGGCCGACGACCTGCGGAGGAACTGGGGCGTCCA AGCGACGACCTTGTACGACCGCCCCGCCTCCATCTTCAGAGAAACGCCGTTGGAGCTGCAGCACCAGCTCTTCCTCAGACTCGCCGACTCGTACCCAGAGTTTCGACCCCAAAG GTCTTCGGGTCTAAAGGTGGAACATACGGCGTTCACCATCAGAGACAATGACGGCGTGAAGCTGATTCCAGAGAGACCAGCGCTGCTGATGAGCAGCACCAGCTGGACGG AGGACGAGGACTTCTCGGTGCTGCTGTCGGCTCTTCATG AGTACCAGGGGTTGGTGAGGGGCGGAGCCTCTTTACCGTCACTGGTCTGTGTCATCACGG GTAAGGGTCCTCTGAAGGATCACTACAGACGGATCATCTCCTCTATGAGTCTGGATCACGTGAAGATCTGCACACCGTGGATGGAGGCTGAGGATTACCCCCTGTTACTGGGTAccttcctcatcatcatcatcgtttaCAGAGCCTGGCATCGACTCGTTAACATTTCatcatttactttaaaaactcatCAAAACTCACTTCCTCCAATCAGTGGCTTAGTGTGA
- the LOC114467944 gene encoding UPF0764 protein C16orf89 homolog, protein MMRVLVQLVQLVLLLNAVCGSRAEVIDDLLGSLSRGVTFLEQQHAHINLDGAVGYVMLQAELKEAVRTWPHSDPLSWAQRTSTVALLRRLDQSLEKAIAALKENDPKYYREFEPLLSWSFWLIPQRWGPTDPSLVYSSTLSSECYDEQLSDKCLTLLLGTWKMNGTPCIVTKPCRDTMTRFGCPHYSLSHQLLYFMIGNMNGCSEMLKGDTRASRVNISELHYQQIYCSNMMKTNQDVVRHGLSEQTLDIFIENILICGLAGFSDFYKSDWLQHILRLQDAEVGCFGRDHSVVSQIIGDELLEQLQPHHRVKRREKILPDGCSSHMTAVAVGALGGYLNSYLAEQDITKRPLS, encoded by the exons ATGATGCGGGTGCTCGTGCAGCTCGTGCAGCTCGTGCTGCTGCTGAACGCGGTGTGCGGCTCGCGAGCGGAAGTGATCGACGACCTGCTGGGCAGTCTGTCTCGTGGGGTCACCTTCCTGGAGCAGCAGCACGCGCACATCAACCTAGACGGGGCGGTCGGTTACGTCATGCTGCAGG CTGAGCTGAAGGAGGCCGTACGTACGTGGCCCCACTCTGACCCTCTCAGCTGGGCTCAGAGAACCTCCACCGTGGCTTTGCTCAGACGACTCGACCAAAGTCTGGAGAAAGCCATCGCAGCGCTGAAGGAGAACGACCCCAAATACTACAGAG AGTTTGAGCCTCTGCTCTCCTGGAGCTTCTGGCTGATCCCTCAGCGGTGGGGTCCCACAGACCCCAGCCTGGTTTATTCCTCCACCCTCAGCTCAGAGTGCTATGACGAGCAGCTCAGCGACAAATGTCTGACACTGCTGTTAGGAACCTG GAAGATGAACGGGACGCCGTGCATCGTCACCAAACCGTGTCGAGACACCATGACGCGCTTCGGCTGCCCTCATTACTCTCTGTCCCACCAGCTGCTTTACTTCATGATCGGAAATATG AACGGATGCTCTGAGATGCTAAAAGGCGACACCCGAGCGTCGCGGGTCAACATCAGTGAGCTCCACTACCAACAGATCTACTGCTCCAACATGATGAAAACCAACCAGGACGTCGTACGACACGGACTCAGCGAACAGACGCTCGACATCTTCATTGAGAACA TCCTGATCTGTGGATTGGCTGGATTCTCCGACTTCTAcaaatctgattggctgcagcaCATCCTCAGGCTGCAGGACGCAGAGGTCGGCTGCTTCGGGAGAGACC acaGCGTGGTGTCACAGATCATCGGAGACGAGCTGCTGGAGCAGCTTCAGCCTCACCACAGGGTGAAGAGGAGGGAGAAAATTCTTCCAG ACGGCTGCTCCAGTCACATGACGGCGGTGGCAGTGGGCGCTCTGGGAGGATACCTCAACTCTTACCTGGCAGAGCAGGACATCACCAAGAGGCCTCTGAGCTGA